The following proteins are encoded in a genomic region of Chryseobacterium cucumeris:
- a CDS encoding autotransporter assembly complex protein TamA, translating to MKLLLKIFFVLFCVFTQAQKKQYWLIDTETKVRKKVKDSTSAVKFLDSLAQSNYFFTQLKDVKVKGDSTEIFYDKGKNFNETYVNLTDSLVQKLKIQKDFFTKNLDSTKKSINKTYIDEGYSFSRIKSKYKGQKNGYPIVELDINKNDKRTINGFVVKGYEKVPKRFIKNLEKEFKGKNYDDKNLLAINKTFQSHPFLTLERQPQTLFTKDSTSIYLFLEKKKTNTFDGVIGFGNDKTSKFTLNGTMNVNFRNMFNGFETVNLYWQRNPDKGQTFDLRVDIPYLFKSNVGMDTKVNIYRQDSTFANVKFLPAFYYHINNRNKIGLRATLETSTIIDTLYVQGKDYNKKGIGIWYEMTEPTDIDLFLYKTRINAGYDFLTTTYSKDNIKANQNQFYFFGEHNYHISGNHFLNIKAEGAMMDSKIEFSANELYRFGGWNSMRGFNENSLAADFYYYGSLEYRYLIGNQAFFDVFGQYGQLNNKSLNVKPKLYSVGLGFNFFIPIGLMSFQLSNGNEFGNPFKFNDIKIHWGILSRF from the coding sequence TTGAAATTACTTTTAAAAATATTTTTTGTACTGTTCTGCGTTTTTACACAAGCGCAGAAGAAGCAGTATTGGCTGATTGATACGGAAACCAAGGTCAGGAAAAAAGTAAAAGATTCTACTTCAGCTGTAAAATTTCTGGATTCATTAGCGCAGAGTAATTATTTCTTCACTCAACTGAAAGACGTAAAAGTAAAAGGTGACAGCACGGAAATTTTCTACGATAAAGGAAAGAATTTCAATGAAACATATGTCAACCTTACAGATTCTCTTGTTCAGAAATTAAAAATCCAGAAAGATTTTTTCACTAAAAATTTAGACTCCACCAAGAAAAGTATCAACAAGACTTATATTGATGAAGGGTATTCTTTCAGCAGAATCAAATCTAAATACAAAGGCCAGAAAAACGGTTATCCAATCGTAGAACTTGACATCAACAAGAATGATAAAAGAACAATCAACGGATTCGTAGTAAAAGGATACGAAAAAGTTCCCAAAAGATTCATCAAAAACCTTGAAAAGGAATTTAAAGGTAAAAACTATGATGACAAAAACCTTTTAGCCATCAACAAAACCTTTCAGAGCCATCCTTTTCTGACCCTTGAACGGCAGCCTCAGACTTTATTTACAAAAGATTCCACCAGTATTTACCTGTTTCTGGAAAAGAAAAAGACAAATACCTTCGATGGGGTAATCGGTTTCGGGAATGATAAAACCTCCAAGTTTACCTTAAACGGGACAATGAATGTCAATTTCAGGAATATGTTCAATGGTTTTGAAACTGTGAATTTATACTGGCAGAGAAACCCTGATAAAGGACAGACTTTCGATCTTAGGGTAGATATTCCGTACCTTTTCAAATCGAATGTCGGGATGGATACAAAAGTAAATATCTACCGTCAGGATTCTACGTTTGCCAATGTAAAATTCCTGCCTGCCTTTTATTACCACATCAACAACCGGAATAAAATAGGTCTGAGAGCAACTCTCGAAACCTCTACTATTATTGATACGCTATACGTTCAGGGAAAAGACTACAACAAAAAAGGGATCGGGATATGGTATGAAATGACTGAGCCTACAGATATTGACCTTTTCCTTTATAAAACAAGGATCAATGCCGGATATGATTTCTTAACGACTACTTATTCAAAAGATAATATTAAAGCCAATCAAAATCAGTTTTATTTCTTTGGAGAACATAATTATCATATTTCAGGAAATCACTTTCTGAACATCAAAGCGGAGGGCGCCATGATGGATTCAAAAATAGAATTCTCTGCCAATGAATTATACCGTTTTGGAGGCTGGAATTCCATGCGGGGATTCAATGAAAACTCCCTCGCCGCCGACTTTTATTATTATGGAAGTCTGGAGTACCGGTACCTTATCGGTAACCAGGCCTTCTTTGATGTCTTTGGACAATATGGGCAGCTTAATAATAAATCTTTAAATGTAAAACCCAAGCTCTACAGTGTCGGGCTCGGTTTCAATTTCTTCATTCCTATCGGTTTGATGAGCTTCCAGCTGTCCAATGGTAATGAATTTGGAAATCCTTTTAAGTTTAATGATATTAAAATCCATTGGGGAATTCTGAGCAGGTTTTAG
- a CDS encoding SusC/RagA family TonB-linked outer membrane protein has product MKKTLATFAVFLLPLYFSAQEINISGNVKSENGSSVSGVNITDKNTGKTATTDENGNFTISANPKDILEFFAPDFSVYTVEVSSKKQYSVVLKKQNEKQIEGVVITALGIAKKKEKIGYSTQEVGTKQFETITTPSIGNLFSGQVAGLNVSNPTGMQQAPQFTLRGNSNLVFVIDGVIVEKEVFQNLDPNNIENINVLKGATASALYGSRGRYGAVLITTKNAKKKGFSVEFSQNTMITAGFTNLPKTQTEYGNGSHGKYEFWDGADGGVNDGDMIWGPKFVPGLQIAQWNSPIRDKVTGQVVPWYGAVTGTQYDDKSRYERVPIDWKYHDNLNTFLKPAVINNNNFAISYRNNKDVYRFSGNFMNYDDRVPNSYLQKYGINFSSENHLGEKLIFDTKFNFNQAFTPNIPNYDYNPSGHMYTILIWMGGDVDGKALKNHMWIPGKEGRAQANWNYAWYNNPWFGAEYYKNQNRTDIINAQTGLEYKATQDLSVKGKISLVENHSKTEILSPYSYFNYDAPRSGGYILKDNKTWNLNYDVLATYKKKISENFDFTINAGGSAFYYKNNNNERSTDGLKIPEVYTFENSIGALKNYTYLKEKLIYSAYSTIDIGLYNAFFINVSGRNDWSSTLPKANRSYFYPSASISAVISNLVKMPESINMLKLSASWAKVAYDFQPYSIRNYYLNNGGITFNGNPTYYYPTTLNVENSLKPEQTKSYELGLSAGFLNNRITLDATYFRTLDYNNILQFPAAESSGFTSQYVNGNEYTTKGFEVSLGLVPVKTSDFSWKTLINWSTYEQKLTSIYDNMPNYKNIKLGERMDSYYDYTWQKSPDGKVILDANTGMPTRANNPSNLGHFNPDWTFGFNNTFKYKKFTLNIGIDGSIGGVMRSQVVEKMWWGGKHPNSVAYRDLEYANPGTYYFVPDGVNYNPATGTYTPHTKAISYQDWSQNYPYRARVTQDESEEFANIFDRTFVKLRSVVLEYDFSSLLNPRGMVKGFTANISAYNLAMWKKSKNLYSDPDFQTKTDNDIQDPSSRWFGIGFNLKF; this is encoded by the coding sequence ATGAAGAAAACTCTAGCCACTTTTGCCGTTTTTTTACTTCCTCTTTATTTTTCTGCCCAGGAAATCAATATTTCAGGAAATGTAAAATCAGAAAACGGTTCTAGTGTTTCCGGTGTGAACATCACCGACAAAAACACAGGAAAGACTGCTACTACAGATGAAAATGGTAATTTCACTATTTCTGCAAACCCAAAAGATATTCTTGAATTTTTTGCTCCTGATTTTTCCGTTTATACCGTTGAGGTTTCTTCCAAAAAACAGTATTCCGTTGTCTTAAAAAAGCAAAACGAAAAACAGATTGAAGGTGTTGTGATTACCGCATTAGGTATTGCCAAAAAGAAGGAAAAAATCGGATATTCTACTCAGGAAGTGGGAACGAAACAGTTTGAAACCATTACTACACCGAGTATCGGGAACTTATTTTCCGGACAGGTTGCTGGTCTGAATGTTTCCAATCCAACGGGAATGCAGCAGGCCCCACAGTTTACATTGAGAGGAAACTCCAATCTCGTTTTTGTCATTGATGGTGTGATTGTGGAAAAAGAGGTTTTCCAGAATTTAGACCCTAACAATATTGAAAACATCAACGTCCTGAAAGGTGCTACCGCTTCTGCTTTATATGGTTCAAGAGGTCGTTACGGAGCTGTTTTGATCACCACAAAAAATGCTAAAAAGAAAGGTTTCTCTGTAGAATTTTCCCAGAACACCATGATTACGGCAGGGTTTACCAATCTTCCGAAAACTCAGACTGAATATGGTAACGGTTCCCATGGAAAATATGAATTCTGGGACGGAGCTGATGGCGGGGTGAATGACGGAGATATGATCTGGGGACCCAAATTCGTTCCCGGTTTACAGATTGCACAGTGGAACAGCCCTATCAGAGATAAAGTAACAGGGCAGGTCGTTCCGTGGTATGGAGCTGTAACAGGAACTCAGTATGATGATAAATCAAGGTATGAAAGAGTTCCGATTGACTGGAAGTACCACGATAACTTAAATACTTTTTTAAAACCTGCAGTTATCAATAATAATAACTTTGCGATCAGCTACAGGAACAACAAAGACGTATACAGATTCTCGGGGAATTTCATGAATTATGATGACAGGGTTCCGAATTCATACCTTCAGAAATACGGAATCAACTTCTCTTCTGAAAACCATCTTGGTGAGAAGTTAATCTTTGATACAAAATTCAACTTCAACCAGGCCTTCACCCCTAATATTCCCAACTACGATTACAATCCAAGCGGACATATGTACACCATCCTGATCTGGATGGGAGGCGATGTAGACGGAAAGGCACTGAAAAATCACATGTGGATTCCCGGAAAGGAAGGAAGAGCACAGGCCAACTGGAACTATGCCTGGTACAACAACCCATGGTTCGGAGCTGAGTATTATAAAAATCAGAACAGAACCGATATTATCAATGCACAGACAGGCTTAGAGTATAAAGCGACACAGGATCTATCGGTAAAAGGGAAAATATCTCTTGTCGAAAACCATAGCAAAACGGAAATTCTGAGCCCTTATTCCTATTTCAATTATGATGCACCAAGAAGTGGTGGCTATATTTTGAAGGATAATAAAACATGGAACCTCAATTATGATGTGTTGGCGACTTACAAGAAAAAGATATCTGAAAATTTTGATTTTACAATCAATGCGGGAGGTTCTGCTTTCTATTATAAAAACAACAACAATGAAAGGTCTACGGACGGATTAAAAATTCCTGAAGTGTATACTTTCGAAAACTCTATCGGAGCGCTGAAAAATTATACGTACCTGAAGGAAAAACTGATTTACAGTGCTTACTCTACCATTGATATTGGATTGTATAATGCTTTCTTCATCAATGTTTCCGGGCGTAATGACTGGTCTTCTACACTACCTAAGGCCAACAGATCTTACTTCTATCCTTCTGCTTCCATCAGTGCGGTTATTTCCAACCTGGTAAAAATGCCGGAATCTATCAATATGTTGAAACTTTCTGCTTCATGGGCGAAAGTAGCGTATGATTTCCAGCCTTATTCCATCAGAAATTATTATCTGAACAATGGGGGAATCACATTCAATGGAAATCCTACTTATTATTATCCAACCACTCTGAATGTAGAAAATTCTTTGAAACCGGAGCAGACAAAATCTTATGAATTAGGTTTAAGCGCAGGGTTCCTGAATAACAGAATTACTTTAGACGCTACTTATTTCAGAACATTAGATTATAATAATATTCTCCAGTTCCCTGCTGCAGAATCATCAGGTTTCACTTCTCAATATGTAAACGGAAATGAATATACAACCAAAGGATTTGAAGTTTCCCTTGGTTTAGTTCCGGTAAAAACTTCTGATTTCAGCTGGAAAACATTAATCAACTGGAGTACTTATGAACAAAAGCTGACTTCCATTTATGATAATATGCCGAACTACAAAAATATTAAGCTAGGCGAAAGAATGGATAGCTATTACGACTATACATGGCAAAAGTCTCCGGATGGAAAAGTAATTCTTGATGCGAATACAGGAATGCCGACAAGAGCTAATAACCCAAGTAATCTGGGACATTTCAATCCTGACTGGACTTTCGGTTTCAACAACACATTCAAATATAAAAAATTCACTTTAAACATCGGAATTGACGGAAGCATCGGAGGTGTGATGAGATCCCAGGTTGTGGAAAAAATGTGGTGGGGAGGAAAACACCCTAATTCTGTAGCGTACAGAGATCTTGAATATGCAAATCCGGGAACGTATTATTTTGTACCTGATGGGGTTAACTACAATCCGGCAACCGGAACCTATACTCCACACACAAAAGCTATCAGCTACCAGGACTGGTCGCAAAATTATCCCTACCGTGCAAGAGTAACACAGGACGAAAGCGAAGAGTTTGCTAACATTTTTGACAGAACTTTCGTCAAGCTTAGATCTGTAGTATTAGAATATGACTTCTCTTCATTACTCAACCCAAGAGGAATGGTGAAAGGTTTCACCGCCAATATTTCTGCTTACAATCTGGCGATGTGGAAAAAATCAAAAAACCTTTATTCTGATCCAGACTTCCAGACAAAAACAGACAATGATATTCAGGATCCATCCAGCAGATGGTTTGGAATCGGATTTAATCTTAAGTTTTAA
- a CDS encoding SusD/RagB family nutrient-binding outer membrane lipoprotein, producing MKNNINKVTEQKGKTAKWLMKSLFAAGLLTLASCESNLDTINENPNDQASIDPKNLLTYVEKYTFQVNGDNMYASRMMIGTDGENSYQYMKWNDTSFEVYTKGLLNTGKMMQEAEKRGNKNYLAIGKFLRAYHFFNISLKVGSAPYSEAAKGESGITQPKYDTQEAIMSGILSELKEANDLINTTDKIEGDIVYNGDALKWKKLINSFRLKILITLSKKTTVGSYNIAAEFASIAGSQSLMTSIADNGELNFADAADSRYTMFNNSGYGSSLYMADYFINMFKDRHDPRLFTFAAQTTGAKEAGKAITDYTGYNGGNPTSPYSDNAALITAKNISKVNDRFYKDPTNEPASVLSYSELEFILAEAAARGWISGSAKTHYNNAVKASFNFYQTYVKNPGQYFSGFDVNQYLATPLVVYNDADPLQTQLEKIMTQKYMTMFHQAQWTSYYDYLRTGYPNYPLKTGVPAPFRFRYPQSEYNYNSNNLKAALNAQYGGNDNINSKPWWLQ from the coding sequence ATGAAAAATAATATAAACAAAGTGACAGAGCAAAAAGGTAAAACAGCAAAATGGCTGATGAAATCTTTATTTGCAGCCGGACTTCTGACATTAGCATCATGTGAATCTAACCTTGATACCATCAATGAAAACCCTAATGACCAGGCCAGTATTGATCCCAAAAATCTATTGACTTACGTTGAAAAATATACTTTTCAGGTAAACGGGGACAATATGTATGCCTCCAGAATGATGATTGGTACTGATGGTGAGAATTCATACCAGTATATGAAATGGAATGATACTTCTTTTGAAGTCTATACCAAAGGACTTCTGAACACTGGAAAAATGATGCAGGAAGCTGAAAAAAGAGGAAACAAAAATTATCTGGCCATCGGAAAATTTTTGAGAGCGTATCATTTCTTCAATATCAGTTTAAAAGTTGGAAGTGCTCCTTATTCTGAAGCAGCAAAGGGTGAATCCGGCATTACCCAGCCTAAATATGATACACAGGAAGCTATCATGTCCGGAATTTTATCAGAATTAAAAGAAGCCAATGATCTTATTAATACCACCGATAAAATTGAAGGTGATATTGTCTACAACGGAGATGCTTTAAAGTGGAAAAAACTGATTAATTCATTCCGTCTGAAAATTCTGATCACTTTATCTAAAAAAACGACAGTAGGAAGTTATAATATAGCCGCAGAGTTTGCTTCTATTGCAGGAAGCCAGTCTCTCATGACCTCTATTGCAGATAACGGTGAACTTAATTTTGCTGATGCAGCAGACAGCAGATACACGATGTTTAACAACAGTGGATATGGTTCAAGTTTGTACATGGCTGATTATTTTATTAATATGTTCAAAGACAGGCATGATCCACGTTTGTTCACGTTTGCAGCACAGACTACAGGAGCAAAAGAAGCAGGAAAAGCCATCACAGACTATACAGGATATAACGGCGGAAATCCTACTTCTCCGTATTCTGATAATGCAGCACTGATCACTGCAAAAAACATTTCCAAAGTAAACGATCGTTTTTATAAAGACCCTACCAATGAACCTGCTTCTGTATTAAGTTATTCAGAACTTGAGTTTATTCTGGCTGAAGCTGCGGCCAGAGGATGGATTTCCGGATCTGCCAAAACACATTACAACAATGCTGTTAAGGCCAGTTTCAATTTTTATCAGACTTATGTAAAAAATCCGGGACAATATTTCTCAGGCTTTGATGTAAACCAATATCTTGCAACTCCTTTGGTAGTGTATAATGATGCTGATCCTTTACAGACACAGCTCGAAAAGATCATGACTCAAAAATACATGACGATGTTCCATCAAGCACAATGGACTTCTTATTATGATTATCTGAGAACTGGCTATCCAAATTATCCTTTAAAAACAGGAGTTCCGGCGCCTTTCAGGTTCAGATATCCGCAGTCTGAATATAATTACAACAGCAATAATTTAAAAGCTGCTTTAAACGCTCAGTACGGAGGAAATGATAATATCAACTCAAAACCCTGGTGGTTACAATAA
- a CDS encoding phosphocholine-specific phospholipase C, protein MNRREFLEKSSLLLAGLGTSGVLHPSILKALAIDPAAQSTFYDAEHVVILMQENRSFDHAFGALKGVRGFLDKRAFVKQDGHSVFFQKNDEGKYASPARLDLRNTKSTWMSSLPHSWADQQKALNKGKFDQWLQAKASGNKDYKNIPLTLGYYNREDLPFYYQLADAFTIFDQYFCSSLTGTTPNRLFLWSGTLREQQNGKVKANVVNENIDYDKARQAKWKSFPEILEQQNVSWRIYQNEISLPKGMSGEQEAWLSNFTDNPIEWFSKFNVKFSKGYYQNIPNIIAYLKKEIEKNPDQKERLEAMLAEVQEDQVKYHPDNYSKLSKEEKNLHEKAFTTNSNDPDYWKLEIGKDENGERLVVPEGDVLFQFRKDVEEKKLPLVSWLVAPEHFSDHPGSPWYGAWYISEVLNILTKDPETWKKTIFIINYDENDGYFDHVLPFAPPVNPSQPVDMNGKEGVEYVDKTQEYMSSPSLKSYEKVEGTVGLGYRVPMIIASPWTKGGFVNSEVSDHTSVLQFLEKFIMKKFKKDVRVENISDWRRAICGDLTSAFNSSSVKVPKMDYLDQKDYAKTINAAKNKPVPNLKWYSEDELKDSLLDIQERGLKPSNPLPYHFHVNLEGDHIKMTNLKDNGVPLLVYDRTQFDNNNYHFSYALYEKQTLSHTVQPGAYDYEVFGPNGFFRKFKGNKTAETEVILTNMTSKNQIELIIRNHKKKNFSISLEDLYTRSERTVSVQKTEEKIIIDLDKYKGWYDLKLKLNDHLWHFAGRIETGKVSVSDPHWA, encoded by the coding sequence ATGAACAGAAGAGAATTTTTAGAAAAATCAAGTCTTTTATTAGCGGGATTAGGAACGTCAGGAGTTCTGCATCCTTCCATTTTAAAAGCTTTAGCCATTGATCCGGCTGCCCAGTCTACATTTTATGATGCAGAACATGTTGTGATCCTGATGCAGGAGAACCGTTCATTTGATCATGCTTTTGGCGCTCTTAAGGGAGTAAGGGGCTTTCTGGATAAAAGAGCTTTTGTAAAACAGGATGGACATTCCGTCTTTTTCCAAAAAAATGACGAAGGGAAATATGCTTCTCCCGCCCGCCTGGATTTAAGAAATACAAAATCTACATGGATGAGCTCTTTGCCTCATTCATGGGCAGATCAGCAGAAAGCTTTGAACAAAGGTAAATTTGACCAATGGCTTCAGGCAAAAGCCTCAGGAAATAAAGATTATAAAAATATTCCGCTTACGTTAGGATATTACAACCGCGAAGACCTTCCGTTTTATTATCAGCTGGCAGATGCATTTACCATATTCGACCAGTATTTCTGTTCTTCACTCACCGGAACAACTCCCAACAGGCTATTCCTTTGGTCCGGAACATTAAGGGAACAGCAAAACGGAAAAGTAAAAGCCAATGTTGTTAATGAAAACATTGATTATGATAAAGCGAGGCAGGCAAAATGGAAAAGTTTCCCGGAAATATTAGAGCAGCAAAATGTTTCGTGGAGAATTTATCAGAATGAAATCAGTCTTCCAAAAGGAATGTCCGGAGAACAGGAAGCCTGGCTGAGTAATTTTACAGATAACCCGATTGAGTGGTTTTCAAAATTCAACGTTAAATTTTCAAAAGGATATTATCAGAATATTCCCAATATCATCGCCTATCTGAAGAAGGAGATTGAAAAAAATCCTGATCAGAAAGAAAGACTGGAAGCCATGCTGGCTGAAGTTCAGGAAGATCAGGTGAAATACCACCCTGACAATTATTCAAAACTTTCAAAAGAAGAAAAAAATCTTCATGAAAAAGCCTTTACCACTAATTCCAACGATCCTGATTACTGGAAACTGGAAATTGGAAAGGATGAAAACGGAGAAAGGCTTGTTGTTCCGGAAGGTGATGTATTATTTCAGTTCCGTAAAGATGTGGAAGAGAAAAAGCTTCCGTTGGTTTCATGGCTGGTAGCTCCGGAACATTTTTCTGATCATCCGGGATCACCATGGTACGGAGCCTGGTATATTTCTGAAGTTCTGAATATTCTGACCAAAGATCCTGAAACCTGGAAGAAAACCATATTTATCATCAATTATGATGAGAATGACGGGTATTTTGATCACGTATTGCCTTTTGCCCCACCAGTGAATCCAAGCCAGCCCGTAGATATGAACGGAAAAGAAGGGGTGGAATATGTGGATAAAACTCAGGAATATATGAGCTCTCCTTCTTTGAAAAGCTATGAAAAAGTAGAAGGAACTGTCGGATTGGGTTACAGAGTCCCTATGATCATCGCTTCTCCCTGGACGAAAGGAGGTTTTGTCAATTCTGAAGTATCGGATCACACGTCTGTCCTGCAGTTTTTGGAAAAATTCATTATGAAGAAATTCAAAAAGGATGTCCGTGTAGAAAATATCAGTGACTGGAGAAGAGCGATATGTGGAGATCTTACTTCCGCTTTCAATTCTTCCAGCGTGAAAGTTCCGAAAATGGATTATCTTGATCAGAAGGATTATGCTAAAACCATCAACGCAGCTAAAAATAAACCTGTCCCTAATTTGAAATGGTATTCTGAAGATGAACTTAAAGATAGCCTGCTTGACATTCAGGAAAGAGGCTTGAAACCATCCAATCCGCTGCCCTATCATTTCCATGTAAATCTGGAAGGAGACCATATAAAAATGACTAACCTGAAAGATAATGGGGTTCCGCTTTTGGTATATGACAGAACTCAATTCGACAATAATAATTATCATTTTTCATATGCTTTATATGAAAAGCAAACGCTATCCCATACTGTGCAGCCGGGAGCTTATGATTATGAAGTTTTCGGTCCCAATGGCTTTTTCAGGAAATTTAAGGGAAATAAAACTGCAGAAACAGAGGTGATCTTGACGAATATGACCTCAAAAAATCAGATTGAATTAATTATCAGAAATCACAAAAAGAAAAATTTTTCCATCAGTCTGGAAGATCTTTATACAAGAAGCGAAAGAACAGTTTCTGTACAAAAAACGGAAGAAAAAATCATTATTGATCTTGATAAATACAAAGGCTGGTATGATTTGAAGCTAAAATTAAACGATCATCTGTGGCACTTTGCCGGAAGAATAGAAACCGGAAAAGTTTCCGTTTCTGACCCGCATTGGGCCTAA
- a CDS encoding WxL protein host-binding domain-containing protein, producing MIKRILILITLILQFSFLHAGIVILNGLTHSYKIENGKVYKGKVAIENTGSNPQSVKIFLQDYTYHADGTINYTALRTNKRSNGEWLKLNTNLVTLKGKEKTEIFYEITIPNQAMDPGSYWSVIIVEPVEEIKPSDGKPGVSITSVIRYAIQVITDFETEKAQPDLKFESVKVEKQEGKQTAKIAIANNGNLYCKPTASIEIYNRKTGEKVGTYSSLTMGLLPDTSKTFYIDISKVPPDKYKAAIIATDEEENAFALNVELEVKND from the coding sequence ATGATAAAGCGTATCCTTATCCTGATTACCCTGATTTTGCAGTTCAGCTTTTTACATGCCGGTATTGTGATTCTCAACGGACTTACGCATTCTTACAAAATAGAAAATGGAAAGGTTTATAAAGGAAAAGTTGCCATTGAAAACACGGGCAGCAATCCTCAAAGTGTAAAAATATTTTTACAGGATTATACCTACCATGCGGACGGAACGATCAATTATACAGCATTACGTACCAATAAACGAAGTAACGGAGAGTGGCTGAAACTCAACACTAATCTTGTTACCCTTAAAGGTAAAGAAAAGACTGAGATCTTCTATGAAATAACCATTCCCAATCAGGCAATGGATCCGGGAAGCTATTGGAGTGTGATTATTGTAGAGCCGGTAGAAGAGATAAAACCCAGCGACGGTAAGCCGGGAGTAAGTATCACTTCTGTTATACGATATGCCATTCAGGTAATTACAGATTTTGAAACAGAAAAGGCCCAACCGGACCTTAAGTTTGAAAGTGTAAAGGTGGAAAAACAGGAAGGAAAACAAACGGCAAAGATAGCAATAGCCAATAATGGTAATCTTTACTGTAAACCGACTGCTTCCATAGAAATCTATAACCGAAAAACGGGTGAGAAGGTGGGAACTTATTCAAGTTTAACAATGGGGCTGTTACCCGACACCTCCAAAACATTTTACATTGACATTAGTAAAGTACCCCCTGATAAATACAAAGCAGCTATTATAGCCACCGATGAAGAAGAGAATGCTTTTGCACTCAATGTGGAATTAGAAGTAAAGAATGATTAG